In Spirosoma pollinicola, the genomic window CTCCTAACAACACCGGTCTACGCGACCTCCCTCCTGCCCAACCAGCCATGATTTCATACACGGCAGCCGAAACCAAAAAGTTTCCGATTATGGGCAGCGGTGGCCGCAGTGCGATGGCAGGACCGACCTACTACAAAGACGATTTCAAGAATGCCAAACGGTCTTTTCCAGACTATTACAACGGCAATGTATTCATGTATGAATGGATGCGCGACATGATTCTGGCCGTTAGTTTCGACGGGAAGGGCGACATGACCAAAATGGAGCGTTTCCTGCCTAACATGACGTTCAGCCACCCCATCGACATGGCCTTTGGCCCCAATGGCGATTTGTATGTACTGGAATATGGTACGGGCTGGTTCCTTAAAAATGACGATTCCCGTCTGGTACGCATTGAATTCAACGCCGGAAATCGTAAACCCAGCATACAGGTGGCGGCCAGCCAAAAAGCGGGTGCTGTTCCTCTGAAAGTTAATTTATCGTCGGCTGGAACGAAGGATTTCGATGGCGACGCGCTGACATATCAATGGAAAATTGTATCGAAGGCAGGTGGCCAGCCAACCGTTTTATCCGAACCGAATCCAACGTTTACCTTCCAGAAACCCGGCCAATACAAAGCCATTCTGACGGTTACGGATGCGAAGGGACTGAAAGACTCTCGCGAGGTAGATATTCTGGCGGGCAATCAGCCGCCACAAGTAGCACTGGAAATTACGAAAGGGAATAAGAGCTTTTACCTTCCCGGCCAACCGATTGCGTATCAGGTAAAGGTGACGGATAAAGAAGACGGCAGCCTTGCCCAGTCGGGCGCAACGCCGGGCCGTATTCTGGCAAAGCAGGTGATGGTACGAGCAACTTATCAGGACGAAGCCACTGCCCAGAACGTCAGCGAAGCCGGTCATAAGTTTTCAGAAGCCGCCTATCTGGGAACCGGGCAGGCACTAATGGAGAAAAGCGACTGCAAAGCCTGTCATTTTACGGATAAAAAGTCAGTTGGGCCAGCCTTTATGGACGTTGCGAAACGCTATAAAGGGGATGCAAACGCTGTGGCCAGCCTGTCGAACAAGATTATTAAAGGCGGGGGCGGTGTTTGGGGAGATGCCGTTATGACGGCTCACCCACAGTTAACCTCGCCCGATGCGGGCGAAATTGTCAAGTACATTATGACGCTGTCGGACAAGAAAACAGCCAGTCCATCGCTACCGACACAGGGCACCTACACGCCAAAGGAAAACGAGAAAGGCATTCTGGTTTTGCAGGCTTCCTATAAAGATAAGGGAGCCAACGGCTTGCCGCCCCAAATGGCCGAACAGGTGTTGATGCTGCGGAGTCCACTGGTGGCGCTGGGTACATCCAACAGCCAGTCAAAAGGAATTACCCTGTTCAAAATGGGGACTCAACCTTATCCGCTCGTGGTGGTGATGGGTTCTGATACCTATGTAAAATTCGACCAGCTTGACCTGACAGGTATTAAGACAATGGAGTTTGCCGTGGCCGTTCCCAAAGCGCAGCTAAACGCCGTGGGCGG contains:
- a CDS encoding PQQ-dependent sugar dehydrogenase, encoding MNSKAYSLKSYRTLALLCLGTIGLWAYTAKPFVDPGDLPDENRFTKVVLAEKLNEPLEMAILPDERVLLVERHGDIRIYSPTTRQLKTIATIPVSTKYKDKEGHETEAEDGLLGVNIDPNFEKNHWIYLYYSPAGEAPKNILTRYELRGDELVLSSKKVLLEVVTQREQCCHTGGSIDWDRDGNLYLSTGDNTSPRATLYAPIDERPERGPWDAQKSSGNTNDLRGKILRIHPEADGTYTIPEGNLFPKGTPKTRPEIFTMGHRNPYRISVDKHNGYVYWGDVGPDAGEDSVGVGPTAEDEYNQAKKPGFFGWPYFVGANKAYYDKDFTTGKGGVQFDPAHPFNDSPNNTGLRDLPPAQPAMISYTAAETKKFPIMGSGGRSAMAGPTYYKDDFKNAKRSFPDYYNGNVFMYEWMRDMILAVSFDGKGDMTKMERFLPNMTFSHPIDMAFGPNGDLYVLEYGTGWFLKNDDSRLVRIEFNAGNRKPSIQVAASQKAGAVPLKVNLSSAGTKDFDGDALTYQWKIVSKAGGQPTVLSEPNPTFTFQKPGQYKAILTVTDAKGLKDSREVDILAGNQPPQVALEITKGNKSFYLPGQPIAYQVKVTDKEDGSLAQSGATPGRILAKQVMVRATYQDEATAQNVSEAGHKFSEAAYLGTGQALMEKSDCKACHFTDKKSVGPAFMDVAKRYKGDANAVASLSNKIIKGGGGVWGDAVMTAHPQLTSPDAGEIVKYIMTLSDKKTASPSLPTQGTYTPKENEKGILVLQASYKDKGANGLPPQMAEQVLMLRSPLVALGTSNSQSKGITLFKMGTQPYPLVVVMGSDTYVKFDQLDLTGIKTMEFAVAVPKAQLNAVGGRIEVRIDSPTGQLLGQTEQLQPNESKDPAAMFNQSMAKASITPTTGQHDLYFVFKNEKAGKSPLFVPVTVQFSN